In a single window of the Zea mays cultivar B73 chromosome 5, Zm-B73-REFERENCE-NAM-5.0, whole genome shotgun sequence genome:
- the LOC118471969 gene encoding NAD(P)H-quinone oxidoreductase subunit 2 A, chloroplastic-like, whose protein sequence is MDSVLYIREEEKEARNPLFDSDSPTPVVAFLSVTSKVAASALATRILDIPFYFSSNEWHLLLEILAILSMILGNLLAITQTSMKRMLAYSSIGQIGYVIIGIIVGDSNDGYASMITYMLFYISMNLGTFACIVLFGLRTRTDNIRDYAGLYTKDPFLALSLALCLLSLGGLPPLAGFFGKLYLFWCGWQAGLYFLVSIGLLTSVLSIYYYLKIIKLLMTGRNQEITPYVRNYRRSPLRSNNSIELSMTVCVIASTIPGISMNPILAIAQDTLF, encoded by the exons ATGGATTCGGTCTTATACATACGCGAGGAAG AGAAAGAAGCGAGGAATCCTCTTTTCGACTCTGACTCCCCCACTCCAGTCGTTGCTTTTCTTTCTGTTACTTCGAAAGTAGCTGCTTCAGCTTTAGCCACGCGAATTCTCGATATTCCTTTTTATTTCTCATCAAACGAATGGCATCTTCTTCTGGAAATCCTAGCTATTCTTAGCATGATATTGGGGAATCTCCTTGCTATTACTCAAACAAGCATGAAACGTATGCTTGCATATTCGTCCATAGGGCAAATCGGATATGTAATTATTGGAATAATTGTTGGAGACTCAAATGATGGATATGCAAGCATGATAACTTATATGCTGTTCTATATCTCCATGAATCTAGGAACTTTTGCTTGCATTGTATTATTTGGTCTACGTACCAGAACTGATAACATTCGAGATTATGCAGGATTATACACGAAAGATCCTTTTTTGGCTCTCTCTTTAGCCCTATGTCTCTTATCCCTAGGAGGCCTTCCTCCACTAGCAGGTTTCTTCGGAAAACTCTATCTATTCTGGTGTGGATGGCAAGCAGGCCTATATTTCTTGGTTTCAATAGGACTCCTTACGAGCGTTCTTTCTATCTACTATTATCTAAAAATAATCAAGTTATTAATGACTGGACGAAACCAAGAAATAACCCCTTATGTGCGAAATTATAGAAGATCCCCTTTAAGATCAAACAATTCCATCGAATTGAGTATGACTGTATGTGTGATAGCATCTACTATACCAGGAATATCAATGAACcccattcttgcaattgctcaggATACCCTCTTTTAG